TGgagcccacctggaacacttcctttagagaaagaatcaacaaattaatgaaaatagattaccgtccagaaggggagaaaagaaaaatggtaaaaaatctaATCTCTGTCAGGGGCTTGAGGAAGGCCCAACCCtagatgccagggaaaaagccaCCCACGGGTGAGAGAAGCCcatgctttctcccttttcccctgcactggCCCCACAAGTCatggtgatcccaaagcaagcaagggcagtggagcagcccaagcccttccttgcctgccaAAGAAAGCAGCCATGCACAGTTCTGGAGTCCCACCTCACTCCCACcatggggctttgtttgtgtcgtgctggctgccccagcccggggcacggtgggtgctgggggctgttggcagggccaggagctgactcccatttcgtacccaccccagcccatccccctggccctgccaaaaagcagcttggcagatgacagaagaatcagttttatcctccccagcaaagggggaacctttgcttcctggccaggctgtgcaatgcccaaatctgggagcatccccctgggtctggactcatctgtaaattcaccgtggagcctggctttgaagaaggtgccagaatccaagtccatcttcagcttgccagtggccaggtggaggaagaggttgtcatccttgatgtcatcctcactgtctccagcagcagcagccccacctgctacagcttctccaggggctccttctccttccctggggtgagaccaggctctcagtgttctgcccaggccccagctgtcagtgaaccaggacaagccaaagcagctcagatggtggccaccagtgctgggcagagcagctcaagggctgtgtgttcccacctgatgacccctgtgcagtgacacaggcaggacaaaaaagtctgggcttctttgcttctgattgccaaggcctgtgtgcaactggaacttaccagagccctgcatctaagtgtgcctgtggctctctcccttcttctatggcaggtgaatttgctgcatccaagggtcACAAAACAGGTCTTCTGACGAGGGCCTTTCCATGTGGAGCATGGATAAGCACCATCTGATCAGATCTTGGCACTCtggacagagaaagcagaaccCACCGGTCAGTTGGAGGAGGCTTCAGTctgctttgccccactgttctcatgctcaggctgtgctgcatgtgCTCAGAGCTGAGCCTAAACCTTCCcatcagttctttgttttgggggagagcaggagagcaggacatgtgccacctcctcagcagctgccagagcggGATGCTGACGAGcccactgctgtctcccagcactggTATTCCCCCCgtgcccagagatgaggattcaccttgagagaccTGTTGTGGCAGCGAGAGCTGATGGTTCCAGCTGATGTTCTGGCCTCTCCTGAAAGGGTGCTCCCCACAGACCATCTGgtgcagcaggatgcccagggaccagagggTAGCTGGCTTGCCATAGTACCAGCCAAAGTGGGTCCATTCTGGGGGCTGTAGGACGGTGTTCCtctggaatacagatggagttCATcagggggatgctgctgctcccagagcctggccccagaATCCTTGGGCATGCTAGGGCTGCACCAgtggcacatggtgtgaccccTTGCCTCTGGCCAGCACCTGGGACTTGTGTTCAAACTTGGGGTTGGAAAAGGAGCCACTGGTGCTGGAAGAgtgcagcagaagccctggcaAGGCCTGAccatgacaaggaaaaacccactccGTGGTGGAAAAAATCCATGTCTtcatcctccctgcctgcattgCCCCAAAAGACATTATGAGGACAAGGCAAGCAATGTGAGCACAGTAGTGCAAGCCCTTTCTCACCTGCCCACcaaaacagctgctgcacaggttTGGACCCCCCCCACAACCCACTACCCCCACCCACGGGTGTTTTTGtcaggctggctgccccagccccagtcctggaCACAGTGGCTGGCAaaagctgccagcagggctggaagctggccccccacccacccccagTCAAAAGCAACTCAGATGAAGACTCAGTGCCATGActggcagcaaaaaggagagtccctgctgccacagccaggctgggccctgAGATGTTGGGCCAGGAGATGCCGGGACCGGGAACACAGCCCTGTGTGGGCTCACCTGTAAAGTGAGTgtaggctgtgtcctgcaggtagGTGCCAGAGCCAAAGTCAATCAATTTTGCCTGCCCGGTGGCCAGGTCAAGCAGGATGTTCTCCGGTTTGATGTCCCTGTACAGGACCCCAcagctggtgcagtgctgcaTGGCCTCCAGCACCAGGCTGAACAGctcctgtgccacctcctcTGACAGGAACCCCTGTGACCAAATGAAATGACAGAGGTCCTGACACCGCTCCGGGTATTCCAGCACCATCAGGATGTTGTTGGGGAGCTcaagccactccagcagctggagaactccagggaagccagtggagaccttgtccagcagcacgatcTCCAGTGGTGCGCTGGTGCCAtcgggctgcaggaggaccacgatgccgtcagcaGGGCTGATGCTGTGCCAGGACTCGGGAAGCTCTCCCCCAGCAcgggatgctctgctggccccacacCCGCTCTCCCTCCAGGCTCCTGGTGGCTTCCACCCTTCCGTGCCTCGACTCATCCCATCCTGGCACGCCCCAGCTTCTCCCGCTGGtccccgctcactcaccagcttgCCCCAGTGCTGGATGTGGTTCCATGGCACccttttgatggccacctgcaagccaagggcaacagcaggctgagctcctcctcctcctcctgcctcctcctcctctgcctgccaCTGATCCAGCCACTTACTGGGGCACTGTCCGAGAGCCGAGTCACCGCCCAGGCGCTGCCAAAGCCGCCGCACCCCAGCAGCAAACCGAGCTGGTACCGCTCCTTCGTGCCGTGCTGCGCCTCCCCTGCCAGCGAGACGCGgctgtcagcgctcggcccggggccagacatgagccctgagcacccctcagccgccccgggccgggcagccccAGGTGTTCGCTCTTTGGAACGGGACAGCAGAGGCTCAGGGCCAGCGaccgcgctgccgagcggtgGAGCTCGGGCCTGGGAAACCgcaacacaggcagcaggagcagccgtGCCGTGTGTGTGCTCCACGGGCCCGGGAGGAGCCAGGACCAAGACCAGGACCGTGGCCAGGGCACACCTTGGGGCCCGGGCCAGGGGCTGGGGTTGGGGTCGGGGCCCATGTTGGGGCCGGGGCCGGGTCCGGGGCCGGTGTCGGGACAGGCGGAGCCAAAGGGAGGCGATGCCGCTCCACGCACTGATGtccatccagcagcaccaccgCCAGTACAGCCAGAGCCGGGTGGAGGTGAGACCGTGGcgggatggatggggatggggaaagggatgggaaagcCCCGCCAGGGGCCAGGGCAGCCCGAGTGTATGGCCGAGCTAGGAACTGGGAGATggagactgggagaggaggggaacCCAGGGAAAGAGAGACCGAGAGAGGGTGTGGGACtgcgggagagggagaggagggccAGAGGGTCGACAAAATCgcttctgtcactgctgctgctgctgctgctgcaactgaagccctggggccgtttgtccccatgtctgtttttctgttgcCTTCTTGGCCCGTGCCAAGCCCTGCGTACGCCGGCGGCAGTCCCTGAATGTTTTCTTCCCATGGAAAAAACATCTTTCAAGCACAGGCATTCATGGCCAAGACTGGAATTGTGCCTCCAAATTTCTGTCTATATGCAAGGGTAGCTCCCAGACAGAAGCTGCCAGGACTATGTAGGTTActttggcttcctgagggccAGCTCTTATCTGcctttgaaacactggggctccctactttccttcctccagaaaaGAATTTCTCGTCCTGATGCCCATGGACAAAATTGGCATTTGGCCTCCC
This region of Cinclus cinclus unplaced genomic scaffold, bCinCin1.1 SCAFFOLD_32, whole genome shotgun sequence genomic DNA includes:
- the LOC134057285 gene encoding LOW QUALITY PROTEIN: serine/threonine-protein kinase pim-1-like (The sequence of the model RefSeq protein was modified relative to this genomic sequence to represent the inferred CDS: inserted 1 base in 1 codon) — encoded protein: MDISAWSGIASLWLRLSRHRPRTRPRPQHGPRPQPQPLARAPRCALATVLVLVLAPPGPVEHTHGTAAPAACVAVSQARAPPLGSAVAGPEPLLSRSKERTPGAARPGAAEGCSGLMSGPGPSADSRVSLAGEAQHGTKERYQLGLLLGCGGFGSAWAVTRLSDSAPVAIKRVPWNHIQHWGKLPDGTSAPLEIVLLDKVSTGFPGVLQLLEWLELPNNILMVLEYPERCQDLCHFIWSQGFLSEEVAQELFSLVLEAMQHCTSCGVLYRDIKPENILLDLATGQAKLIDFGSGTYLQDTAYTHFTGTPSYSPXEWTHFGWYYGKPATLWSLGILLHQMVCGEHPFRRGQNISWNHQLSLPQQVSQECQDLIRWCLSMLHMERPSSEDLFCDPWMQQIHLP